The Sesamum indicum cultivar Zhongzhi No. 13 linkage group LG9, S_indicum_v1.0, whole genome shotgun sequence genome segment ATTATTGGAGAAGTATGCATAAATGTTGTATATGCATATAGGTCGATATACAAAGGAGACCGGGTCAGAGAAACCATGctttagaataaaaatgtcttccttttttttttcctttcattctggggggtgggggggcaAGAATCAACACATACCCTGGGTGAATTAATTTGAGAACTTACTGTAAGGTGTCTTCTTTGTCCACACCTTAAGTTAGCTACAGTGAAAACATTTCCACAGCTGATGATAAGAGATATATGGTCATCATTTCTGAGCTTGATTGTTGACATTCAGCTGAATCCTATATAAGACCACACCTCGAGCACACAACACACTTAGATAGCAGCATCCAAGtcatcaagaaaatcatttttccTGGCTTGATAATATGACAAGTTTCCATGACCCCAGCCTTTCTGCACTCGCTTCAGAGTTTTCATGGCTATGGCACTCCCATCATCTCTATAAAGATTGAGCAGAGACATGATAAACAGCAGGTATAAAGCATCATATGATAACTAAAAATACCACCACCTAtggtatataaaattagatttggAATAATTCCCAGCTCTAGAAGCCTTTACGTGAACAAATAGAACTAGGTTATTACTATGAtagcaaattttgaattaatacaaataccataataaaatcaatgtgCATCTGAAGATGTCTGAAAGACCTGAACAGCAGATCATGGGATAGATTCTAGCTATCAGATTGTGCATTAAATAACTTAACAGACAACAAAGTTGTTGATTCATATCTGGTAGCACTCGAAACTAAATGGccaaaattctttttctaaccAGTTAAAAATGTTGAACTCAGATATGAATACCAGTCAAAAACTACTTCATGAAAACAGTGACACCCCAAGAGCCAATTCACTAAATAAATAGGTATATCAGTGAGCAATAGAATGAGTAAAGAATTTCTTCAGCAAGTTGAATTCAAACCTGTGCAGAATGGTTTGCCAATCACTGCGGTCATCTTTATATTGTTTCACAGTAAACAGCTTGTCATCTCTATGAACCTTATTTTCCATCTCAGTATCTGAACCCATTGCCAGCATTCTTTCTGTCAGCTCGTTAACCTCATGTTTATTTCCCCTCTGCCCGAAATACTCAATCACAGGCATGAACAATGCAGGGTCAAATCTACAACCTCTCTGCATCATTTTCTTAAGAATATCATTTGCACATTCTAAATTCTCACCGACACAAAGTCTATCAATGAGATCTTTGTAATGAAAGCCATTCAAATCAAAACATCTGTCTAGTGCAGCTTCAAATAATTGCTTAGCTTCCAAGATTTCCCCTCCAGCAAGCAATTCATTGAACATCAAGGTATAAAGTACTTCCTTGTGACCACATATACTGACAGCGATTTCAAATACCTCCTGTGCTGGTCTGAACTCCCCAGTCCTGCAGAATGTTTTAATTAACAACTTGAAGGAATATATATTAGGTGTTATTCCTCTTTGCAGCATCTCATCTAAAAGAGTAGCTGCTTCTTCAGTTCTTTCTCCCTCACATACAGAATCAAGAACAATGTTGTAAGTGTCAACATTAGGAGAAATACCTCTTTCTTTCATCTCATCCATCAGGCCCAACATCTCgaatatttgatttgtaatacCTAATCCAAGTATCAACCAATTGTAAGTTTGTAAAGTCTTGTTGCAACCTTTTCTTTCCATGTCTTTCAGAACCTGAAATGCGGAAGATATCTTCCCCCTCTTACACAagttatatagaaaaatatcatatacagTTGAATCAGGATACAACTTTCTTCCCAACATCTCAATAAACTTCTTTTTAGCTTCCTCTAGCCGTCCATCCCTGCATAGTCCATTTATGATAGTCGAATACGTAATCAAGTCAGGCATGCACCTTTTCCTATTTCCATCCACTAGACCAATGTACAGGTTACCCAAGTTGCCAAGAGCAGCACTTCCATGAGTCCACATTTCATTCACAATTTCAACTGCTCTATCAACCTTCCCGGTTCTACATAAACCATCAATCACAATGTTGCAGCTCACAGTATCTAACCCATTGCCTCTTTCATTCATCTTTTGCATTAACCTCTCTGCTTCTTCTATTTTGCCTTCTCTCCACAAGTTGTGCAGCATTACATTGCAAGTGTAAGTATTTGGCAAACATCCAGACATGATCATCTCATTTAGAACTTTGCTCGCCTCAACTCCCTTTCTTTGCTTGCAATGTCCTTGGAGCAGCGTGCTATAAGTGGCCACATCAGGGGAAATTCCACCAGATATCATCAAACTAACAACTCCCCTTGCATCTGCAACCatatcatttttacataacccattaattaaaatgttatatGAGTATATATTTGGCCCCACTCCTTCATCAGCCATCTCTTTAAGTACTGTTTGAGCCTCCCAAATTTTCCCATTTCTGACTAAACCCAACAGCCATATGTTATAACTCTCCACACTTGAGAAAATAGCATCTCTTTTCATAGACTGAACTAAAGTGTGAGCTTCTTCCAACATCCCCTCCCTGCAAAATCCGTCCAACATTAAGTTATGTGTCACAACATTGGGCCTTGGTAAGCCCAACTCCTCATCCATTTGCATATCCCTAAATATCCTAGAGGCTTCCAAAATCTTCCCAGCTTTAGAAAGAGCAGAAATTCTAATGTTAAAGGTAACAACGTTTGGAGCGAGGCCATCCTCTTTCATCCTCTCCACCAACCTGTCAGCCTCATCATTGTTACCCTCCCTACAAAAACTCGCTACCAGAGTGTTGTATATTACTAGATTAGGGACAAGACCGATTCTCTTCATTAAATCCAGAAGCTCCAAACCTTTAGAAGCAAGCCCACATCTAGAATACCCACGTGCCAATATTCCGAAAGTGTACTCATTAGGCTCATAGCCTTTGTCGCGCATTCTATCAAATAAGTCCCGTGCATCTTCCAGCCGACCCGAATCGCACAGCGCACCGATCAAAAGATTGAGGGTATAAGTTTGGAGCTTTACCTTGGAAAAGATGAGATCTTTATAGAGCCAAGATACAAAATTGGGACAGTTTTCTTTAAGAGAAGTAAGAATCAGCAGATTGTACAAGATAATAGAGGGTGGGGAGGCGGGGAAATGGGTTCGAAGAGATTGAAAATGAGATATGGCCTTGTGAATATGGCCGGCCTTGGCTAGTGTATTAACAACGGAATACAAAAGATTATGCGGGGGCGTAGGAGAACGGAGAAGATGATGGTGGAGAGTGTCGATCTCAGATAACATTTGGGCGCGAATGAGAATAGGGAGgatgagagggagagaatgTTGGAGGGAGGAGAAATCATTGTTTGTGATGAGAGTGCGCTTAAAGAGCAGCCATGCGAATTCGGGGTGGTTGCAGTTTTTCATGAGAGCTATGGCCAGGGATTTGGCTTGCTCCATAACTACTCAGCAGCTGAATGCTTCAATTTTGCAGGTACGCTCTAGATAGATAGACCAACTGATTGTGTATGAATATTGGTGTCTGTGTGTCCGGGACAACATCCTGGTTGAGGTATAAGTTCCTACAAATGAAAAGGCCTGAAGGAGTGTCTCTCAAGATGTTTGCCGTACTTACAATGTGCTTGATTCCATCCACCTTTTCTTGTGTTCACAATGGCTATGGCTATCAAGATCTAGTCTTTGATGGGTGGAATGATCATTGTTGActgaattatttgatttttctttaacGAGCTTTTGCAAATCAAAAAGGAATGCtacattcaaaaataatttggacgatcataatttataaatatatttgagtacgaaaatgttaaaataatataaatcatgccacataatataatataaatactaGTATTGATGTGGCTTtgaattttatctatttttatgtatttagtATGAACATCATTCGAGTaggttagttttttttttccttttttaataagcttagtataaaaaaagtttatgtGGGTTGATTTGGAGTTTCTATgattgtattttctattttgtctTGTGTCGAAAAGTTTGATCATTCTCATTCTCAATCTCTTGAAATTAagtgtaaatattttttttttctctttatcattctattttttgttttcagaCATCTCCGCTCtgctaaatattgaattttttatttttaaatatttttttctttcattatcTTTAGATAATGTATCAATAAGTAAAAAACagattaatcaaaatatttttgaaatttgattgttAAAAATGAACTCCAACTCAAGATTTATAGATTTTGCTCTTTAAATGAATGGagaagattaattttaatggtgCGGCGAGAAGCTTCTAACTCCAAATACATTCCATGgaaaatcttttatttgtatatgtaaTAGAGTattcaatgaaatattaattttaaataaataatttaaagatgacttatatcatggAATTTCTAACTCGAATTAGActcaattgaattaattacatcTTGAGCGATatactaaaagaataaatagttaataacttaattttataaccaaattaataatatttttttacgaaatatttttgtgtggttattgtactcatttattatttaattttgagtttgtaaaatataataaaattcaaactatttaattcactggttgtattttattttactttattataattaaaaatattttatacgattaaattttttaattaaacttaaaatacaaaattattaaaaagaactaaatatacatagatataatataagggcaatattattcaaaaatttaattttatgggggtaagtattatatttgttagtttaagAGAGCAAATATTACATTTGAAGGGGTAAAGtgtattttatcctttaaataatttaaaaacaaaaatagtatAATCAAGAATagagtaataaatatttattttttcgattttgtaataaatatttattttgaatattgtcttaattatatcataatttaataacatgGGAATGGGGGCGTGGCAGCCCAGCCAGCCGTTCACATGCCATCCCATCTTCCTTTGTCtttttaatgatttatatCTCAACCTAACCAACCACTACATAATTAGTTGCCtccaataatattaaaatttaaaatatagatttggtgataataaaatatgcaataatatctaaaattaaaaatacacaccgaaaataaaaaattacaacaaaaaacaacataaaaaataaaaaatactattgtaaaaattcctacataaaatagtgtaaaataaCTAAACTACATAAAAATTGTTTAACTAATATGgtgaaaaaacaataaaaatcaaagCCACCTAATATTATTTAGGTTATGTTAATGTG includes the following:
- the LOC105170606 gene encoding pentatricopeptide repeat-containing protein At2g17140, producing the protein MEQAKSLAIALMKNCNHPEFAWLLFKRTLITNNDFSSLQHSLPLILPILIRAQMLSEIDTLHHHLLRSPTPPHNLLYSVVNTLAKAGHIHKAISHFQSLRTHFPASPPSIILYNLLILTSLKENCPNFVSWLYKDLIFSKVKLQTYTLNLLIGALCDSGRLEDARDLFDRMRDKGYEPNEYTFGILARGYSRCGLASKGLELLDLMKRIGLVPNLVIYNTLVASFCREGNNDEADRLVERMKEDGLAPNVVTFNIRISALSKAGKILEASRIFRDMQMDEELGLPRPNVVTHNLMLDGFCREGMLEEAHTLVQSMKRDAIFSSVESYNIWLLGLVRNGKIWEAQTVLKEMADEGVGPNIYSYNILINGLCKNDMVADARGVVSLMISGGISPDVATYSTLLQGHCKQRKGVEASKVLNEMIMSGCLPNTYTCNVMLHNLWREGKIEEAERLMQKMNERGNGLDTVSCNIVIDGLCRTGKVDRAVEIVNEMWTHGSAALGNLGNLYIGLVDGNRKRCMPDLITYSTIINGLCRDGRLEEAKKKFIEMLGRKLYPDSTVYDIFLYNLCKRGKISSAFQVLKDMERKGCNKTLQTYNWLILGLGITNQIFEMLGLMDEMKERGISPNVDTYNIVLDSVCEGERTEEAATLLDEMLQRGITPNIYSFKLLIKTFCRTGEFRPAQEVFEIAVSICGHKEVLYTLMFNELLAGGEILEAKQLFEAALDRCFDLNGFHYKDLIDRLCVGENLECANDILKKMMQRGCRFDPALFMPVIEYFGQRGNKHEVNELTERMLAMGSDTEMENKVHRDDKLFTVKQYKDDRSDWQTILHRDDGSAIAMKTLKRVQKGWGHGNLSYYQARKNDFLDDLDAAI